From the genome of Adhaeribacter pallidiroseus:
TTTTAGCATCGGTAATTTGCTCGATGGTGGTAGCGGGCTTTTCGGCAACTAAACCTACCGGGTTACCAGCGGCATCATACTTGGCGTCAAAGTTATAGGGCAGGGCATGAAAACCGGCTAAACCGTTCCCGTAAAACCCCCCAATTCCGCCGGATTTCCGATGATCCACGAGTACCTGGTACCCAGGACTTCCTTCAGAACGAGCCCTTAAAAGTATTCCGGTATCTACCGGCCAATCCGGCTTAGCATCAATCAGTAATTCAAAATCGCCGTATTTTTCATCGGTAACCAGGTAGCTGCCCAATCCTTCCTGATCCTGTCCGCCGATAATAACGCCGTTCTCTACGGTCCATTTTCCTTGGCTGGTTAGCGCCCGCTTATATCCTTCTTTGTTTTTATCGGGTTCCGGACCACCCGGGTAAGGCGAGGTTGGGATCCGGGAAGAGGTATGCCAGCCCTGGAGGGTATTTCCCTTAATCAAATCTGTATAGCCATCTGCCGCAAGATTTTTATCTAAAATAGAATTGCTCGGAAGAAAACTGTAGCCAGGTATAAAACAAGATGCCGCCAGGGCACTCTGCTGAATAAATCTTCGCCTTCTCATAAATGATTGGTTAAATATATTTTACAAAATTTAAGGGTTAAAAGCACCAGCCATTCTATTGCCCCTAAGCAGAAGAAGGCTGGTGCTTTTAACTTAAAATTTTGCTATACCAAATAAAGGCCGGTTGTGCGAAAGAAGGCAAAGGTATATTTCAACAAATGCAATGGTATTTTTGCACCGGAAAGTTAATTTTCTGAAAACCAGGATAGAAAAGGTTCTTGTTTTGGAGCATTTAATTATCGGAGGCAGCCTCCATTTTTACGTCGGCGTGTAACTTAGCGTACTCCGATGGGCTTAAACCAAACTGCTTTTTAAAACAAGTTCTGAAGTACTGCAAGTCGTTAAACCCAACGTCGTAGGTTACTTCGGATACATGGAGCTGCTGCTGTTTTAATAATTGGGCGGCTCTTTTTAACCGGATCGTCCGGATGAATTCTACGGCGGTCTGGCCGGTTAAGGCTTTTATTTTCCGGTATAAAGGCATGCGGCTCATGGCGACATCTTCGCCTAAATCTTCTACCCGGTACTCGGTATTCGCCATGTTTTTCTCGATGCTTTCGAGCACCTTTTTCATAAAAATCTCATCCAGCGGCGTAATTGTAATTTCTTTAGGTTCCAGAATTAATTTATTGTTTTGCGCAAACCGGTCCCGCAGCACTTCTCTGGATTTTATCAGGTTTTTTACGCGCACTTCTAACTCATTCGAATCAAAAGGTTTGGAAACATAATCATCGGCACCGGTTTCTAATCCCTCAATTTTATTTTCGGAATCGGCCTGGGCGGTTAGTAAAATAAGCGGGATGTGCGAAGTTTGCACGTTGTTTTTTAAAGCCCGGCACAGTTCTACGCCGTTCATTTTGGGCATGAGTACATCCGAAATTATTAAATCCGGCATTTTATCCAGACCCATTTTCAAGCCATCTGCTCCGTTGGCGGCTTCCAGTACGTGGTAATTTTGTTCTAATCTTTCTTTTAAATAAGTCCGCAGATCGGTGTTATCTTCCACCAACAAAATTACCGGCAGTTCCACTTCCTTAGATTTAGAATCATTTGTTGTTGTTACGGTGGCGGCAGAAGCTAATGGTTCTATACTGGTTGATGCTGGGTTTTTAAAGGTTGGCTGCCAATCCGGTACTTCTAGCTCCGGTTCTTTTAAATGCGCTTTGCCTAAGGGTAACAGTACTTTAAAAGTAGTACCAATCCCTAATTTACTTTCTACTTCTATTTTGCCCTGGTGCAGCTCTACTAATTCTTTGGCCAACGATAAACCAATGCCGGTACCTTCTATGTCGCCGGGATGTACCCGCTGCGCTACCTGGTAAAAATGGTCGAAAACATAATTCACACAATCTGCCGGAATGCCCACGCCACTATCGGTTACACAAATTGCAACGTAGGCTATCGGGCACTGATTGTTCGACGCTTTTTCCCCGGAGCGGGTTACTAATTCTACTGCCAGCTTAATTTCGCCGGTACTGGTAAACTTAAAGGCGTTGGAAAGCAAGTTAAGAAATACTTTTTCCAACTTATCCGGATCAAAATAAACCAGAATTGGTTCGACGGGATGTTCGAAAGAAAATTTTAAATTTTTCTTTTGGGCGTAAGACTCAAACGACGAGAAAATGGTTTTTAGGAAATCTATCAGGTTTACCCGGGCGGCTTCTAGTTGCATATGACCGGAATCCAGCTTTGATAAATCGAGTAATTGATTAATGAGGCGCAGTAATCTTTCGGCATTCCGAATCATTACCTGGTATTGCTGTTTGAAATCGCCGTTAAATTTTCCGCTGTACATGTCTTTTAACGGACTCAAAATTAAGGTAAGCGGGGTACGGAATTCATGAGAAATATTGGCAAAGAAATTAGACTTTAAACGTTCCATTTCCTGCATTTTGGTTAATTCCAAGTGCTCCAGTTGCAAATCGGCTTTTAACCGAAGCTGTTTAATCAAATTTTGCCGGTACCAGATTAATAATCCGGCAAACGCTAAACTGTAAAGCGAATAAGCCCACCAGGTTTTCCACCAAGGGGGCGTAATGGTAATTTTTACGGTTGCTTCTTCTTTGTTCCAGAGATCATTGGTAATCGTGCTTCTTACCCGGAAGGTATAGGTGCCGGGTGGCACTTTGGCGTAATTGGCGCTTCTTTGATTGCCGGCCTTTTGCCAGTCTTTATCGTAACCCACCAGCTTGTAAGCATACCGGATTTTAGAAGCGAGCGCGTAATTTAAAGCAACAAAACCAAAGCTAAAATCACTTTGATCATAAGACAGGGTAATTTCTTTGGTTTCGCTGATGTGCTGGCGCAATGGCGAGTTTTTCTGGTTAGGTTTAATTAAAGTATGCCGGATATTAAATTGAGTTAAATACAAAGGGGCAGTAAATAACCGGTCGTGGATGTTGGCCGGAAAAAAAGAATTAAACCCGTTTACGCCGCCAAAAAATAGCTCGCCTGCTTTACTTTTCAGGTAAGACCCCCGGATAAATTCCGGCGATTGTAAACCGTCGGCGGTAGTGTAATTTTTAAATTTTTTACCAGCCGCATCAAAACGGCTGATTCCTTGGTTGGTACTCAGCCATAAAAATCCTTTATTATCTTCCAGAATACCGTTTATGACATTATCCGGTAAGCCATCTTCTTTGCGATAAACCTCAAAAGTTTGTTGTTGGTAATTAAATTTATTTAAGCCTTTCCAGGTGCCTATCCATAAGTTATGGTTCTTGTCTTCGGTAATGGCATTAATAACGTTGCTGCTTAAGCTGCCCGGGCTGTTTGAATCGTAATTATAACGGGTAAAAGTTACCTGGTCTTTACCGGCCCAATGCATTAAATTTAACCCGCCGCCATCCGTGCCAATCCATAAATTCTTTTTACTGTCTTCAAATATTTTAATAATTTTATTATTACTGAGGCTGGTAGCGTCATTATGATTGTAATTGTAATGCGAGAAGGAATCTGTATGCGGGTCGTACAAATTAAGGCCCCCCAAAAAAACGCCCACCCATAATTTACCGGAACTATCTTCGCACAAACTAAAAATATTATTCCCGTTAATACTGGCCGGGTCCGCCGCATTAGGCAGATACCGTTTAAAAGTTTGTGTTTTTTTATCAAACCGGTTTAAACCGCCGCCCCAGGTACCCACCCATAAATGGTGCTGGCGGTCCATTAACAGCGAAAGCACCGAATTGCTGCCTAAACTATTATCTTTTAAAGGGTCGTGGGTGTAATGAACATATTTATTTGTTTTTCTATCTAAGTAACTTAAACCACCGCCATCCGTGCCCAGCCACAAGTTTCCGGAATCATCTTCTAAAAAGCAGGTAACATCCCGGTTACTTAAAGTGTAGTTTCCGGAGGGGTATATATTGTAATGATTAAATTTTTGCTGGTGCGGGTCCCACTTATCCAGTCCCCGGTTCCGGGCGCCAATCCACATGGTGCCTACCTTATCCCGGTAGATAGACCACAGCGAATTACTACTAATGCTATACGGGTCCAGCGGATTAGGCGAATAATTGGTAAAGGTGTTCTGTTCCTGGTCATAAATAGAAAGCCCGCCAATCTGGGTGCCAATCCAGAGCCGGCCAGCTAAATCTTCCGAAATACTTATAATGGAATTATTGCTTAAACAATTAGGGTTACTTTTTTGGTGCTGGTACCGTTTAAATACTACCCCGGCCGGAGTTTCCATAAAAAGATTCAAGCCATTTTGGGTACCCAGCCAAATATTACCTTTCGAATCTTTATAACAAGTTCTGACTACATTATTGCTCAGGCTGCTGCTATTAGTGGCGTCGTATTTATGGTGTTTAAACGATTTATTAACCCGGTCAAATAATTCTAAGCCGCCGCCTTTGGTACCCACCCACAAGTTATTCTTGCTGTCTTCGAAAATAACCCCGATGTTATTATCCGCAAGACTGCGGGAATCAGTAATATCGTTCCGGTAATGAGTAAAGCTTTTTTTATCCTGCCGAAATACATTCAAGCCATTTTCCGTACCCACCCATAAAGCATGATTTTTGTCTTCGTAAATACAGTTAACAGAATTAAAACTTAAGCTATTGGGGTTGCTTTTATTATGAGTAAAGTGCGAAAAAGTATCGTTGTCGCGGTTATAAAGATTTAAGCCTCCTTCCAGAGTGCCTACCCACAAGTTGCCTTTACTATCTTCGAATAAACAGCTTACGTAGCTATGGCTTAAACTAGAACTATCTTCATTTACGTTTTCGTAAGTAGTAAACTCTACGCCATCGTACCGGTTAAGTCCGTTTCGGGTACCAAACCACATAAATCCTTTGCGGTCCTGCCACATACAAGTAACCGTACTCTGCGAAAGCCCGGCAGATAAATGCTCGAATTTGAGATTACTACCACCCTGCTTCGTTTGAGACCAGCCGTTAAAGGTTGGCCAAACTAAAAGAACTAAGGTTACGATTAAAACAGATTCCCCCTTCAACAACCGCATCATTTTATTTTCCAAAAAGTACTGCCCCCTAATTTATCCGCTTTTATGAAACTACCAGTTACGATGAGGTAAGTAGTTTTATTACTCCTGTAGGTAACTCATTAGTTAAACTAGTAGAATTAATAAATAAGATTTAGTTGTTAAAAGCAGATAAAGCAGTTATAGCCGTGAGAAGCTAATTGTAAATTATATAGTAAGATTACCTTAAAAATGCAGCTTCGTTAACAACTAAAGTTTATTCTTAAAAAATATTAATTTTAAGAGAAATAACTGTTTAAAATACAGATTTAGCGAGATATTAACAAGATCCCTTTATCTTATTTTACAACTTTAAAAGTTAACAGAATTAAATTGCGGCTGGGCGTATGATGGCCACTATTTATAACTTATAGATAAAGCAGCCGGAAGGAAAATCAAAAAACTACTAGGAAATACTCTGGAAGGAGAAAAGTACAGGCCAGCAAACAATGACTACTGAATAAGTGGCGTAACTACTAAAATTAAAAAAATACCTGTAATCTCCCCGGCAAAAGCTAATAGTGGCACCGGTAAAAGTTTAGGCCACCATCAGCTTCTTCTAAGAAATTTAAAAATAGTACCAGGCAACAGGCTATTGGTAAGAAGGCGAAGGAAAATTGTATTCTTTCTTCCAGGTATCGCTCATACGGGGGTATTCTTGGCGGCAGGCCAGGTACTCCTCCATCATTTGGCGCATGGTGGGGCTTAAGGTATGCAGGTAATTTTCGGTTAATAAATCGTCGTTGAGCAGATAAAAATGCCAGGTGGGTGGATGCTGGGCGCTATGATAACCCATGTGCAGCGTGCGCCGGGGATTTTTCATGACTTCGGTATAGCCCCGGTGAATTAAGTTGTTGTTGTATAAAACGGCCTGTCCCGCTTTTAAAGTTACCGGAACGCCGCCGGGCATTTCGGCGCCAATGGGCGCATAATGTTTAGAACCGGCAAAAGCTGCATTTTCGGCTGCAGTATTCGGGCGGTTATGGCTGCCCGGAACCACCCACAGCGAATTTTCATCTACCAAGGGCAAATTAATCTGCACGCTGTTATGAAACCGTTCCGGCGAAAAAAGCCAATCTTCAATTTCGTCTTGCGGAATTTGAATAATATCGCGGTGCCAACCCAAAGAATAAGACGTGCCTTCGTTAGCGGCCAGAATAGACGCATTGTTCACGATCAGGTTGGGGCCAATAATTTCTTCCACGGCTTTTAACATAACCGGGTGGTGAAAAGCATGATGAATGGGTTCGGTGCCGGGCTTGGTTAAGAGGTGAAAATAATATTGCCGCGCTTCCTTACCAAAATCCGAAATTTCGTCGCCTAAATGCTGGAAAGACGAACTGTGCTTTTTTGTATCGGCTGCTTTTACCTGCGGGCTCAGTAAAGCATCCATTACTTTTCTAAAATCCTGTATTTCAGGCTCGGTGAGTACCTCTATAATCACGTAGCCTTCTTCGAGAAACTTTTCTTTATTCGACTTTTCCATAACCTGTTATTTTTTAATTATTTTTTAAAATTATTTTCTGACCAGTGGCCGCCGATTGCAGACCGGCCTCCAGCACCTTTATTATTTTTAAACCATCGTGGAAGTTTGGTTCTACGGTTTTATTTTCGGCAATGGCCTTTATAAAATCTACCACGGCGTGCACAAACGTATGCTCGTAGCCAATAATATGGCCGGCCGGCCACCAGTTTTGCACGTAAGGATGCAGGGCATCGGTGGTCAGAATTTTCCGGAATCCTTGTAAACCGGCGGGGTCACTGTTAGAATAAAACAAAAGCTCATTCATGTTTTCCAGGTCGAAAGTTAGGCTGCCTTTGCTGCCGTAAATTTCAAAAGTATTGTGGTTTTTCCGGCCGGTGGCAAAGCGGGTGGCCTCAAACGAACCAATCGCGCCGTTTTCGAATTCCACAAGCATTAGGGCCGCATCTTCCACGGTAACTTCGCCGGTTTCGCCGGTTTTGGCTTCGGCGCTTAAATTGCCGCTGGTCGTTTCATCGGCCAATGGTCTTTCTTTAATAAAGTTAGTGGTTAAACACGATACCGATTTGATATCGCCTACCAGGTACTGCGCTAAATCTAAACTATGGGAATTTAAATCCCACTGCGGACCGGCCTGAGCAGTTTCTTTGCGGAGTTGCCAGGTAAGCGGGAACTCGGGGTCTACAATCCAATCTTGCTGATAAGCGCCCCGCCAATGAAATATGCGACCTAACTGGCCTTCTTTAATTAATTTTTTGGCGAAAGCAATGGCGGGTACCCGCCGGTAATTATGATTTAAATAATGAGTTACCTTATTATCCTCACAAACCCGGAGCATTTCTTCGGCTTGCTGGGAGTTCATGGCCAGGGGTTTTTCACAAAAGATATGCTTGCCTGCTTTGGCAGCAGCTATGGCAATTTCGTAGTGCAAATGTTGCGGCAGCGCAATATCAATAATATCAATATCCGGCCGCGTTACCAGTTTTTTCCAATCGGTTTCCGTTTCTTCCCAGCCCCATTTTTGGGCAAATTCTTTTAAGGAAGCTTCGTGCCGGCCGCACGCTACTTTTAAAACCGGAGTACGCGGAAGATCGAAAAAATGGGGAGCTTGAAGCCAGGCATTGCTGTGCGCCCGACCCATAAATTTATAACCTATTAGTCCTACGTTTAAAGTTTTCATTGTTTTAGCTTAACCGGTGGCTAATTTCCTTCAGCGCGCGTACACTTTGTTGTACTACCTCTACTTCCCGATTGGTATAATCTGGATGCAGAAAATCAATTTCAACGGCCAGAAATCCCTGGTAGTTATGTTTTTTTAAAATTTCAGCTAACTTCTCGTTCTGAATTAATCCTTCGCCGGTGGGCACGCAGGAGAAAAAATACCACTCGTTTACCGGCACTCCCTTTACTGGTTTTAAATCTTTAATATGCGTAGCAAAAACATGCGGCGCCAGTTTCTCCATGGCCTGAATAGGGTCATCCAAGACCCGCAAAAAGTTACCGGAATCGAAATTTACGCCAAAGTTGGGCAGATTTACATTGGTTACCAATTGCAGAATCTCGTCGGAATTATAATCGATGTGGTTTTCTACGGCCAGCTTAATATCGTAGCGGGCGGCCATTTGGGTGGCTTCGGTAAACATGCGGCTTAGTTTTTCCAGTTGCGGATCGTGCGGCTCGAACCGGAACAGCAAACTGCTGCCTACTACCCGCATTACCTTAGCTCCTATTTGGTTGGCGTATTCAATGTGCCGGACCATATCGGCAAACGCTTGTTCATTTTTACCGCCTTCCAAGCCATCCGGGTGGCCCCAGGCATACACCCGGTCTAACCCGGAAGAATCGAGGTGTTCTTTTATGAATTTTAGATAAGATTGGTCGAAACTGGGCAAAAAGCAGGATTCTAAGGAAACGCCGTCAATATCCAGGCTGTTTAGTTGGGTTAAAAAATCTTCAAAACTCAACTCTTTATTCGGTTTTTCCTGGCCGGGATACACTTCCCCGAAAAGCCGATGGTAACAGTAACTGTCGATTCCTACCTTCATATAAGTTGTATTTTTATGTTCGATTAAGTTTTCTGATTCCCTGACCATCCAGAATCCATTCAAATTATAGCTGAACTAGGGCAAGTAATGGTGATTTTAGCGGTAACTACCTGTTTATTTTAAAATACTTTTGCTTTTATCTTCTCCGGCTACCCAAACAGCGGCATTCCGCAACATTTTTTTCATTTCCGGCGCTTGGAAGGAACTGGCGTTATGCCCCAACAGGGTTTGGAATATTTTACCTTTACCGTAGTTATACACCCAGGCTAACGGTTCTTCCTTGCCCGTCTTTTTGGAGGTTGCTGTAAGTAAAGGTTTAATGGGTTCGTCTCCTTTTTGATTGAAATACAATTCGTCGGTTGTTTCAAAATCTTTTATTCCGGCGGTGATGGCGCTGGGCGCTTGGGTTACTTTAACCGTAAACTTGCCAAAATTATCGTGGGCGCTATTGGATTGATGGTCCCAGACCCGGCGTACTATTTTCCGGTATTCCGGCCAATCGGTATTGCCGGCTTCCGGTAAGGAATAATGAAAAGCGCCATCCGCGAAATGAATAACCATCAGTCCGCCGCCATTATTTAAATAATTGGTAAAGGCTGTTTTGGATTTTTGTTTTAATTGCGTGGAGTCTTTCCAGTTACAATAATTTAAAATAAGTACCTCGTAATCTTTTAAATCGTACTGCGATAAGTCTTCTATGTTAGTAGATACATCCACCCAAAAAGGACTGTCTTGTTCTACCGCGGCTTTTAGTAAAGGGGTGGTTTCCTGCCACGGATGCGCCGGATGGTTATTACCGGTAAACAGGAGAGCTTTGCGGGATTTTTGGTATAAGTGCTGCGTTACTTCCTGATCAGAATAAAACTGGGCCTCGACGCCATTTTTAGGCACCGTGGCTTTGGCCGCCCAAACAATGCCATTCAACATGAGTTTCCGAAAAGCAGGATTTTCCCAGTTCGCGTAATAGTGGCCCATGGTGGTACTAAAGCCTCGTCCTCCGTCGGTGCGTTCTACTGCCCAGGCGGTGGCTTTTCCTTTATCGGCGCGGCCATTTAGTTCCGGAACTTCGGCGACAACTTTTAAACGGGAATCTTGCTCCCGGAAGCGAATATTGTAATAAAATTCGTCCTTCAGTTTAAAAGGTTTAACGCCGTTTACTACCGGATGGCTAGAGGCGGGCAAATTAATCGTACCATCCAGCGTTTTAATAGCCGAATACCAGTTGCGTTTACCCGTATCGTCCTGCCAGTCGTAATAACCACCACCCCATTCCAAAATCTTTTTACCAATAGAATCAGGGGCAAACGTCGAGAAATGAATAAGCGCCAAGCCGCAACCTCTTTTTATTTGCTTTTCCATTACCGGCATGCGTTCCGGAGTCATAAAAGGAACTTCCGAATACAAGTCCCCATCCCGGCCGTCGGAAGTAAAAAGAATTAAATCCGCATCGTCCAGCGTAGCCGGATTTTGTGGCCAGCCGTGCAAATAAATTTCGGTTTTTATGCCTTTTACATTGGATTGGTCCAGCATGGTTTTTAACAGGCGCACGGTTTTAATATACTCGTGAAAGCCGGCATCGTGGCTTTTCTCCCCGGCAATTAAAACAATCTTTCTGGTTTTAGCAGCGCTGCTATTAGTTCGGGTTACGGGTGCTGCCGATACTCCCAGGTAAAAAGCCATTATTAAACTCACCAACAGAACTAGCCGAAACACCAGGTTATTCTTCATTATTTTAGACTAAAGTAAATTAGTTATCTTTTTATAAGTAGATAGCTAGGGCACTAAGGTTAATAAAATATAGTGCGTATGTAGAAAGAAATAAATAATATTATTTAATAAACCCTTTTTCCAGCATTCTGCAAGAATCTAATCAGTAGAAAGTAATAGCCGACCAACCAGTGAAAGTAAATGATCCGTAAAGAGGAACCGAACGGCTTTCTTATTTCTCCGTTTAGCGCTTGGTTCTGGTTAGTTCCTTTCCGGATGACCGGGAAATAAGCAAGGTTATTATTTTAATTAACTAATTTAGATAAGTTTTTAAGGCAACAGTATCACCGAGCGATTTTAAAATTTTCTTTAAGCCGGTCAAGTTCATTTGCAAGCCTACTTCGGCATCCGGGTCGGTGTATTCATTAATTATGCCTACGGGGCCGCGGTATTTACTTGCTTTTACTACCCGCATCATTTCTAATTCGGCATTTCCCTGCCCAACAGGCACAATCTTTACCGGATTACCCGTTTGAATACCCGAAAGGTTAAGTGCCAGCAGGTGGGGCACTATCTTGGGAAAAAATTCGGCAAAGCGGGCTACGTGCGCTTCGGCATGATTAAAGTTATAAACCATGCCCACGTTGGGCATTTTTAAATATTCTATAATGGCCAACTGATTTTCGGGTTCGCCAAACCAGCCCGAGTGATTATACAGGCCCACGGTACACCCTATTTCGGCGGCTTGTTTAGCAATAATACCAATAATTCTAGCCATGTAATGTACTTTTTCTTCCTGGCTCATTTCGGGGAAATTTTTTCCATCGCCTAAAGAGCACCATAACTGGGTTTTTACCTGGTGGCGCTTTAAAAGAGCAAATACGGCCTGCACATTTTTGTCATTTGCCGGGTCCGAACCAGTGGGCAGCCAAAAAGCTTGGAGCTTGATATTGTTCTTTTTTAACGTTTTCAGTTCTTCGTCAAAAGTGGCGACGTGTTCCTGGCGCCAATCATAAGCGAGCCGGGTAATTCCCATTTTTTGCAGCATGGCGGCTCGTTGCGTTGGGTTGCGTTTTTTTACATCAAACGGCACAATCGACCACGCAAACAAATTCTGTCGGGCATAAATAGCCGTATCCTTTTTTCTGTTCTGGCCATGCACCGGCAGCAAAATAATTAATACGAGCAACGTAGCCATTAAAAAAATAACGGTTTTCCGGAGCTTGGCAGTAAGAAGAAAAGTAGCATTATTCATTTATAACTGCTTTTATTTAAGAAGATATTTTCCACTTTATTTTAAATGTCAGGCTTGTTCGGAACACCATCGGCATCAAGCTGAAGTAGTAAATACATGATTTATAATTACATATGTTGCTTGCGCTGTTTTTAGTTATTAGAAAACATGCGGATTTTAAATCCAAAGACTCTATAAAACGGGATTATAAATCTTGCCTAGCATTTTCTGTTAGTTAGTTTGGTAATGTACAGGCACATCCGAATAAGCCCAGACAATCTTCCAAATGTATTTTGTAAACAAAAGAAGAAGCGTAAAATTTTGCACAAAAGGCAATGGTATTTAAAACAGAGGCATGGTTTAGATTGATTTTTTAAATTTTTATCAGGATTAACGCCTATAGAGGCGACTTATAACTGCCATATTGTTCGCCCGGGAAAGATGTGAATATCACTTGGCCAAGACTTTTTAAAAACCAAAAAAACCAGTTTAAACAGAATAATCAGCAGCAAAAAAAATACCCTTGGTGTTACTGAATTATCTCATTGCCTTCCGCCAATAAATCTTCTCTTCTTTGTAAATATAATTTTGCGGCTGTGGCATACTTTTTTTCAGAGGTTGAGCAATACGAGAAGTAAAACGCAAGAAAAACTAGGCTAATGGAAGTACTTACCTTTATCTAAACGCTATCATGACCAAAATTTTAAAAAAATGCCGGTATTTTCTCTTTTTCTTTTTTCTACTCTTAAGCGGTACCGCTTGGGCCCAGATTTTAAAACCGGCTACCTGGGCTTATGCTACTTCCAAGAAAGAGGCAAAAGTAAATGAGCAGCTAGAACTAGTGTTCGATGTAAAAATTGATAAAGATTGGTATTTGTATTCCACGGACTTTGACCCGGATTTAGGGCCCATGGTAACGACTTTTACTTTCCAGCCTAATAGCTCGTATGAGTTGGTTGGCAAACTAAAGCCTATCCATCCGAAAAAGAAACACAGTGCGTTATGGGGCGGCGAATACACGTACTTTGTGCATACCGCGCAATTTCGGCAGGTAGTAAAAGTCTTAAACAAAGATTTTAAAGTAACAGGCCACGTAGAATACCAGGTTTGCACCGAAGTAGATGGTAAATGTATTCCCTTCGACCAGGACTTTGCTTTTTCGGATTTAGCAATTCTTAATTCTACTGCTGGCCATGAAACAA
Proteins encoded in this window:
- a CDS encoding sugar phosphate isomerase/epimerase family protein, producing the protein MNNATFLLTAKLRKTVIFLMATLLVLIILLPVHGQNRKKDTAIYARQNLFAWSIVPFDVKKRNPTQRAAMLQKMGITRLAYDWRQEHVATFDEELKTLKKNNIKLQAFWLPTGSDPANDKNVQAVFALLKRHQVKTQLWCSLGDGKNFPEMSQEEKVHYMARIIGIIAKQAAEIGCTVGLYNHSGWFGEPENQLAIIEYLKMPNVGMVYNFNHAEAHVARFAEFFPKIVPHLLALNLSGIQTGNPVKIVPVGQGNAELEMMRVVKASKYRGPVGIINEYTDPDAEVGLQMNLTGLKKILKSLGDTVALKTYLN
- a CDS encoding ThuA domain-containing protein codes for the protein MKNNLVFRLVLLVSLIMAFYLGVSAAPVTRTNSSAAKTRKIVLIAGEKSHDAGFHEYIKTVRLLKTMLDQSNVKGIKTEIYLHGWPQNPATLDDADLILFTSDGRDGDLYSEVPFMTPERMPVMEKQIKRGCGLALIHFSTFAPDSIGKKILEWGGGYYDWQDDTGKRNWYSAIKTLDGTINLPASSHPVVNGVKPFKLKDEFYYNIRFREQDSRLKVVAEVPELNGRADKGKATAWAVERTDGGRGFSTTMGHYYANWENPAFRKLMLNGIVWAAKATVPKNGVEAQFYSDQEVTQHLYQKSRKALLFTGNNHPAHPWQETTPLLKAAVEQDSPFWVDVSTNIEDLSQYDLKDYEVLILNYCNWKDSTQLKQKSKTAFTNYLNNGGGLMVIHFADGAFHYSLPEAGNTDWPEYRKIVRRVWDHQSNSAHDNFGKFTVKVTQAPSAITAGIKDFETTDELYFNQKGDEPIKPLLTATSKKTGKEEPLAWVYNYGKGKIFQTLLGHNASSFQAPEMKKMLRNAAVWVAGEDKSKSILK